In Candidatus Neomarinimicrobiota bacterium, a single window of DNA contains:
- the infA gene encoding translation initiation factor IF-1 gives MAKEKPITIDGTIKEALPNSMFRVEIEIGDKPHKVLAYVSGKMRKYFIKILPGDIVTLEISPYDLTRGRIVYRHK, from the coding sequence TTACCATTGATGGTACCATAAAGGAGGCGTTACCCAATTCAATGTTCCGCGTGGAGATAGAAATTGGGGATAAACCCCATAAAGTTCTTGCCTACGTCTCCGGAAAAATGCGTAAATACTTCATCAAGATTCTTCCTGGTGATATCGTCACACTTGAAATATCACCCTATGATCTCACCAGGGGAAGGATCGTATACCGACATAAGTAG